The following are from one region of the Chionomys nivalis chromosome 16, mChiNiv1.1, whole genome shotgun sequence genome:
- the Exosc3 gene encoding exosome complex component RRP40 → MDHRMGEPLVQSRLFGDGRSTYDLYGLVGRITSNSKSPQPPERDNPGGWASLCGSGSRIPEAATTPAMAEVLSVTADSVARCQARAAHKVLNQVVLPGEELVLPEHDDVDGLGGAGEQQLRLNAGTRPRMRVICGPGLRRCGDRLLVTKCGRLRHKEPGGGSGGVYWVDSQQKRYVPVKGDHVIGIVIAKSGDIFKVDVGGSEPASLSYLAFEGATKRNRPNVQVGDLIYGQCVVANKDMEPEMVCIDSCGRANGMGVIGQDGLLFKVTLGLIRKLLAPDCEIVQELGKLYPLEIVFGMNGRIWVKAKTIQQTLILANVLEACEHMTTDQRRQIFARLAES, encoded by the exons ATGGACCACAGGATGGGTGAGCCGCTAGTACAGTCACGGCTGTTTGGGGACGGGAGAAGTACCTACGACCTGTACGGACTAGTTGGGAGGATAACGTCTAATTCGAAAAGCCCACAACCACCGGAAAGGGATAACCCTGGTGGGTGGGCTAGTTTATGCGGAAGCGGAAGTAGAATACCGGAAGCTGCGACGACTCCCGCAATGGCCGAAGTACTGTCGGTTACGGCGGATTCCGTGGCTCGCTGCCAGGCGCGGGCAGCACACAAAGTGCTGAATCAGGTGGTCCTCCCCGGGGAGGAGCTGGTGCTGCCGGAGCACGACGACGTAGACGGCCTCGGCGGCGCCGGGGAGCAGCAGTTACGTCTCAATGCGGGGACGCGCCCGCGGATGCGCGTCATTTGTGGCCCGGGTTTGCGACGCTGCGGGGACCGCCTGCTGGTCACCAAGTGTGGCCGCCTGCGTCACAAGGAGCCCGGAGGAGGCAGCGGTGGAGTTTACTGGGTGGACTCTCAACAGAAGCGG TATGTACCGGTGAAAGGAGACCATGTGATTGGCATAGTGATCGCTAAATCTGGAGATATATTCAAAGTTGATGTTGGAGGGAGTGAGCCAGCCTCTCTGTCTTACTTGGCATTTGAAGGAGCAACTAAAAGAAACAGACCAAATGTTCAG GTTGGAGATCTCATCTATGGCCAGTGTGTGGTTGCTAATAAAGACATGGAACCAGAGATGGTCTGTATTGACAGCTGTGGACGGGCCAATGGAATGGGTGTGATTGGGCAGGATGGTCTGCTCTTCAAAGTGACTTTGGGCTTAATTAGAAA GTTATTAGCTCCAGACTGTGAAATCGTGCAAGAGCTGGGAAAACTCTATCCACTGGAGATTGTGTTTGGAATGAATGGAAGGATATGGGTCAAGGCAAAAACCATTCAGCAGACTTTAATTTTGGCGAATGTCTTAGAAGCTTGTGAACACATGACAACAGATCAAAGGAGACAAATCTTTGCCAGATTGGCAGAGAGTTGA
- the LOC130888268 gene encoding uncharacterized protein LOC130888268, protein MTLNSYPFKDEKEENSKPIGRYPIPYKKDLPFDIVELMEEMERKTGFLPNVFKVLSYRPLEFRAFFAYYNAIYNKETGRLSKADKELIIVVTSLGDKCLYSVVVHSAMYRVYSKNPGLSDQVCINWRKSDLPAREKAMIEFALAVSQADDITDDHFKKLEMHGFSREDAWDIATITAFYAMANRLVHFIDIIPNKGYYSLGRDKDAKQIENELTAPKG, encoded by the exons ATGACCCTGAATTCTTACCCTTTcaaagatgagaaagaagaaaattccaaACCCATTGGTCGTTACCCTATTCCCTATAAGAAGGACCTGCCCTTTGACATCGTAGAGCTCATggaggagatggaaagaaag ACAGGATTTTTACCAAATGTATTTAAAGTGTTGTCTTACCGGCCTTTGGAATTTAGAGCTTTCTTTGCTTACTACAATGCCATCTATAATAAAGAAACAG gTCGGCTCAGCAAAGCTGACAAGGAACTCATCATCGTAGTGACCAGCCTGGGTGACAAGTGCCTATACAGCGTTGTTGTCCACAGCGCCATGTACAGGGTCTACTCAAAGAACCCAGGACTCTCTGACCAG GTCTGTATAAACTGGAGAAAGTCTGACCTCCCTGCTCGAGAAAAAGCAATGATAGAGTTTGCACTTGCCGTTTCCCAAGCTGACGACATAACAGATGACCATTTCAAAAAGCTTGAAATGCATGGCTTCAGTAGAGAAGATGCCTGGGACATAGCTACCATCACAGCATTCTACGCTATGGCCAACCGCCTTGTTCACTTTATCGACATCATTCCTAACAAGGGGTACTATTCGCTGGGCAGAGACAAGGACGCTAAACAGATAGAGAACGAACTTACTGCTCCGAAAGGATAA